The following nucleotide sequence is from Borrelia coriaceae.
GCTTGTTATCATATTTTCTTCATTAAAGTTGAAGCTTGATTTATTAAGTTTATATTTCTTTAGAAGCTTTTTCGTTTTTAAGATTTGATAAAAAATCTCTTTTATGCCTATTGAAGTTTTGGATTTAAATTCTTTTTTAGTTTGTTCAATAAGAATAAAAATTTCTCTGTTTATTTTTGGAATTATAATTTCATTAGTACCGATTAAAACTTTTTCTAATTTTTCTATTTCACATAATGTGTCTTGTCTGATATTTTTTAAAGTTTTAGTGTCTATATTCCTTATTTCAGATTTTTTAGGACAAATTAATATAGACATTAACAAATGCCAGATTGAGACTTCTATATTCTTATTTTTTCTAGCAACTTCTTTTGCGGATACTTCGACTAAATTTATTAAATTTTCTGCTATATTAATATTTTTCTATCTCCATCTTTATGTTATTTATTATATCAAAAATATTGTTTTTGTCTTCATATTTTGAATATATGGATACATAAAATTTAATTTTTGCCTCTGTTCCAGACGGTCGGATTGTTATTTCTATTGCGTTTTCTAGTAAAAATTTGATTGCATTTGTAGTGTGTTTGTATTCTGTTATTTCGTATACATTGCCATTGATATCGGTTTCTTTTAATGTTTTGTAGTCTAACTTTTTGATTATCTTAATCCCTGCAAATTCTTTTTTAACTTCGTTTCTAAATTTTGATATTAATTTTTCTCTTAGAAAGTTTTCATTACTTCCTTGTAAACTTTTGTTAATTATAAAATCTTCATAATATCCAAGTTCTTTATATATCTTTTGCAGATATTTTCCTATTGTTATTTGATTCTTTTTGAGTGTAAACATTAAGTCACAAAATCCTTTTATGGCTGAAAATGCGTCTTTGTCTCTAGTGCCAGTTCCTATTAAGTAACCATGGCTTTCTTCACATCCAAAAATAAATTTTTTGTTTGGTTCTTTTATTGTTATTTCATCTATTAAGTGTCCTATCCATTTAAATCCTGTATATGTTCTAAATAGTGTTGATTTATATTTTTGAGCTATCTTATCTAACATTGGCGTTGTGACGAAAGACGCTATTGTAAATACGTTTTTGGGATCCTTTTCTTTAGATAATAAGTGATTCATTAAAATACATGCAATTTGATTACCGTTTAAAATAGTCCATTCTTTGTCTTCATTAAAAGCTATTCCCACTCTATCGGCATCTGGGTCAGTTGCAAATGCAATATCACAGTTTTCTTTCTTTGCAAGTTCTATTACTCTATACATGGCAGTATGTTCTTCCGGATTAGGATAATTAACTGTAGGAAATTCTGGATCGGGGTTTATTTGACTTGGTTCAGTGAAAAGTTCAACTTTACTACCTTTGAATAATTCTTTTATTATTGTTCCACCTGTTCCATGCAAAGGGGTATATGCTATTTTTAAATTTGTGTTTTTACTTTTTTTATTGAAATCGGGAAATTCTTCATTTATCTTTTCTATGTATGCTATATCAATTTCATCATTAAGTTCAATTATTGCTTTTCTATTTATGCCTTCTTCCTTTTTAAGTGTATTTTTAATATTAGATACTTTTTGAATTTCCGATATTATTTGTGTATCGTGAGGAGGTATTACTTGTGCACCTCCTTTCCAATATACTTTATATCCATTATATTCTTTTGTATTATGACTTGCTGTTATCATTATTCCAAGGTGACAATCTAATTTTCTAACTGTATAAGATAACTGGGGTGTTGACCTTGGATATTTATATATGTAAACCTTAAGGCCATTTGATGCAAAAATTTCTGCAGATACTTCTGCGAATTCTTTGGAAAAGTATCTTGAATCATAACTTATTACAACTTTAGGATTTTGTGTGATTTTAAGGATATAATTAGCAATTCCTTGACTTGCTTTTGTAATATTGTATGTGT
It contains:
- a CDS encoding phospho-sugar mutase; the protein is MKNNKLKNKLEKYIQLEQNKYFKNEAINLLNANNETELYNRFYKELEFGTAGMRGIIGAGTCYINTYNITKASQGIANYILKITQNPKVVISYDSRYFSKEFAEVSAEIFASNGLKVYIYKYPRSTPQLSYTVRKLDCHLGIMITASHNTKEYNGYKVYWKGGAQVIPPHDTQIISEIQKVSNIKNTLKKEEGINRKAIIELNDEIDIAYIEKINEEFPDFNKKSKNTNLKIAYTPLHGTGGTIIKELFKGSKVELFTEPSQINPDPEFPTVNYPNPEEHTAMYRVIELAKKENCDIAFATDPDADRVGIAFNEDKEWTILNGNQIACILMNHLLSKEKDPKNVFTIASFVTTPMLDKIAQKYKSTLFRTYTGFKWIGHLIDEITIKEPNKKFIFGCEESHGYLIGTGTRDKDAFSAIKGFCDLMFTLKKNQITIGKYLQKIYKELGYYEDFIINKSLQGSNENFLREKLISKFRNEVKKEFAGIKIIKKLDYKTLKETDINGNVYEITEYKHTTNAIKFLLENAIEITIRPSGTEAKIKFYVSIYSKYEDKNNIFDIINNIKMEIEKY